Proteins encoded by one window of Candidatus Bathyarchaeota archaeon:
- the pstS gene encoding phosphate ABC transporter substrate-binding protein PstS gives MQNTAKISLALVAIITIVTGTFSYLYLSQPAPAVALSGSGATFPAPLLNAMITEYHGKKSNVQITYDAVGSSNGISALEAKAVDFACSDAPLSVSDRVKAPNALHIPETIGAVAVAYNLEGVSSGLHLTGAVLADIFMGNINKWNDPTIQNINPQIALPNHNITVVHRSDGSGTTFIFTKFLCTASSSWATDIGSGKTVTWPVGLGANGNSGLASVVQANAYTIGYIELAHVLQNNMTVAAIQNPLGNWIIPNLDSTQIAAQSSASSGLPAGNQDWAQVSLLNAQDPHAYPIVSFSYVLVYQELNVIPSMTFDKAKALVEFLWWMVNDGQQLAPDLSYVPLPTNVVQANKESILSITYNGQELI, from the coding sequence ATGCAAAATACTGCAAAAATATCACTCGCATTGGTTGCAATAATAACAATCGTTACAGGCACTTTTAGTTACCTATATTTATCTCAACCCGCTCCCGCGGTAGCACTTTCAGGTTCAGGAGCAACCTTTCCCGCACCTTTGCTAAACGCGATGATTACCGAGTATCATGGCAAAAAAAGTAATGTACAGATAACCTATGACGCCGTCGGCAGTAGCAATGGCATATCAGCGCTAGAAGCTAAAGCAGTGGATTTTGCTTGTTCTGATGCACCCCTAAGCGTTTCCGACCGCGTAAAGGCACCGAACGCTCTTCATATACCCGAAACAATCGGCGCAGTCGCTGTTGCCTACAATCTTGAAGGCGTATCGAGCGGGCTCCATTTGACTGGGGCTGTTCTCGCAGACATTTTTATGGGGAATATAAACAAGTGGAATGACCCCACTATTCAAAACATAAACCCACAGATAGCGCTTCCTAACCACAATATTACTGTGGTACACCGTTCTGATGGTTCAGGAACTACGTTTATCTTCACTAAATTTCTCTGTACGGCAAGTTCAAGTTGGGCTACTGACATCGGAAGCGGAAAAACAGTAACTTGGCCAGTTGGTTTAGGCGCAAACGGCAATTCTGGTTTAGCAAGTGTGGTCCAAGCCAACGCTTATACTATAGGATACATCGAGTTAGCACACGTACTGCAGAACAACATGACTGTTGCGGCTATACAGAATCCTTTAGGCAACTGGATTATTCCCAATCTTGATTCTACCCAGATTGCAGCCCAATCAAGCGCGTCAAGTGGACTACCTGCAGGTAACCAAGACTGGGCGCAGGTAAGCCTCCTAAACGCTCAAGACCCACATGCATACCCCATTGTTAGCTTTTCTTATGTGCTTGTTTATCAGGAATTAAATGTGATTCCAAGTATGACTTTTGATAAAGCTAAGGCGCTTGTTGAATTTTTGTGGTGGATGGTTAATGATGGCCAGCAACTTGCGCCCGATTTATCATATGTGCCACTTCCGACAAACGTAGTTCAAGCTAACAAAGAATCCATCCTATCCATAACATACAACGGGCAAGAATTAATTTGA
- a CDS encoding acyltransferase: protein MAAQYTNAYSVNLNLVQFLRAIVVIDAKSKPASMVKTVSRKLYRTGVHKKAISKLDNSAPPILNQQAKMLKLTPNALTAEASVFLNIVRLIACELVLVSHFFTRYQPKTLDSIFFGGMLGGIGVFLFFSISGFLISYSLLQKLQNNQYSFRNYFVDRFSHIYSGLLPALLFIAVIAGAIALTNNVYFTYLSETESAPSAQNFAATLGLIVNFPTGLFNLPVNAALHAPVTLPTFAPFGFNAVLWSLAVEWWIYMFFGWLVNRWFSLFGETGKTPPLQRSFFGGCSNFEYCSCCFSVGL from the coding sequence GTGGCGGCTCAGTACACTAATGCTTATTCAGTCAACCTGAACCTTGTTCAGTTCTTACGTGCAATTGTCGTCATCGACGCCAAAAGTAAACCTGCATCGATGGTTAAAACGGTTTCCAGAAAACTATACCGCACAGGGGTACACAAAAAAGCCATCAGTAAACTTGATAACAGCGCCCCACCCATTCTGAACCAACAGGCGAAAATGTTGAAACTCACCCCCAACGCATTAACCGCAGAAGCCTCAGTGTTTCTCAACATCGTTCGCTTAATCGCCTGCGAGCTCGTTCTAGTAAGCCACTTCTTCACCCGATATCAGCCTAAGACATTGGACTCGATATTCTTCGGAGGCATGCTCGGAGGCATCGGCGTTTTCCTGTTTTTCTCCATCTCAGGCTTCTTAATCTCTTACTCCCTACTACAAAAACTACAAAACAACCAATACAGCTTTAGAAATTACTTCGTCGACCGCTTCAGCCACATATACTCAGGCCTCTTACCCGCATTGCTTTTCATCGCTGTAATCGCAGGAGCAATCGCCCTAACCAACAACGTGTACTTTACCTACCTAAGCGAGACTGAATCAGCGCCAAGCGCCCAAAACTTCGCGGCAACATTAGGCCTGATAGTAAATTTTCCAACAGGCTTATTCAACCTACCCGTCAACGCAGCTTTACACGCTCCAGTTACGCTACCGACGTTTGCTCCGTTTGGGTTTAACGCGGTATTGTGGTCTCTTGCTGTGGAATGGTGGATTTACATGTTTTTCGGCTGGCTCGTCAATAGGTGGTTTAGCCTTTTTGGGGAAACGGGAAAAACCCCGCCGCTACAAAGGTCTTTTTTTGGCGGTTGCAGCAATTTTGAGTATTGTTCTTGTTGCTTTAGCGTGGGATTATAG
- the leuS gene encoding leucine--tRNA ligase gives MSQTKQIEQKWQQRWEAARIFEADPDPNREKKMVTFPFPYMNGPLHVGHTFTASRVDAYARFKRMQGYNVLWPWSWHWTGQPLLGASQRVARGDEAYIKVLREVDGVPEAELKKFVDPFYMAQYYTNEGRAAVKNVGFSVDWRREFTTVMPTFQKFVEWQYKNLKEKGYVTRGTHPVVWCPKDQSPTGDHDRQSGEGVTPEEYTLIKYKLDEKTFLPAATFRPETIYGITNMWINPDATYVEALVNGENWIISQEAADKLKEQERKIEVIRSFKGKELIGKTFENPITKLKFPILPGWFVDPKTATGVVYSVPAHAPYDYLALRDLQQKPEVLTQFGIEPASVQTIKPVSIISVEGFGDFPAVEIVEKMGIKDQNDPKADEATNELYKKEFHSGKLKANCGPYAGKTIREAKDTLIADFRKAGVADRMYDLSDPVVCRCMTQCVVKILSDQWFLNYSEPKWKELAHQVIGQLTIYPDSAKPWFNTVIDWLREWACARTTGFGTPLPWGKGWIIETLSDSTVYMAFYTVNKHIKQHNIKPESLTPEVFDYVFFGKGNSNELASAVGINVEVLESMRSEFLYWYPFDLRNSAKELVPNHLSFCIFHHAALFPPEHWPKAIGVNGMLMVEGQGMHKSKGNFITMKGAVEKYGADATRCGLLLGAEGMDDPDWRADNVTDLKSKLEALMGFASNIIITAKKDDNTALERWLQTRLQKRIKDVTAALDELKTRTALQTALFETWNDIRWYIQRKGNTDAKALGEAVKDWLKLLTPFAPFTCEELWSQTGEEGFISVAKWPVYDPAKLDVAAEEQENLVIDVMGDTNNILKAMKIAPKRVVYYTAAEWKWQVYLKIVEKTVAGEAKINELMKEFASEAALKPHMKDIAPMVPKVIKALTKVSGERKSNMTKIRMVDEKTILKDAAAFYKERFNAEIAVYSESDPARFDPKGRAAMAMPYQPAIYIE, from the coding sequence ATGAGCCAAACCAAGCAAATCGAACAGAAATGGCAGCAACGCTGGGAAGCCGCCCGCATCTTCGAAGCAGACCCAGACCCAAACCGCGAAAAAAAGATGGTAACTTTCCCCTTCCCATACATGAACGGCCCTCTACACGTCGGCCACACCTTCACCGCCAGCCGCGTTGACGCCTATGCCCGCTTCAAACGCATGCAGGGCTACAATGTGCTTTGGCCTTGGAGTTGGCACTGGACTGGGCAACCATTGCTTGGAGCCTCGCAGCGCGTTGCAAGGGGCGATGAGGCATACATCAAAGTTCTCCGCGAAGTCGACGGGGTCCCAGAGGCGGAACTCAAAAAGTTTGTTGACCCCTTCTATATGGCTCAGTATTACACTAACGAAGGCCGTGCCGCAGTTAAGAACGTGGGTTTCTCGGTTGATTGGCGACGGGAATTCACCACGGTAATGCCGACTTTTCAAAAGTTTGTTGAGTGGCAGTACAAAAACCTCAAAGAGAAAGGCTACGTAACACGCGGCACGCACCCGGTGGTTTGGTGTCCCAAAGATCAGTCGCCTACAGGTGACCATGACCGCCAAAGCGGCGAAGGCGTCACCCCCGAAGAATACACCCTAATAAAATACAAGCTTGATGAGAAGACTTTCTTGCCCGCGGCAACTTTCCGCCCCGAAACCATCTACGGCATCACCAACATGTGGATCAACCCCGACGCCACCTACGTAGAAGCTTTGGTCAATGGAGAAAATTGGATAATTAGTCAAGAAGCCGCAGATAAACTCAAAGAACAAGAGCGTAAAATCGAGGTTATTCGGAGTTTCAAAGGTAAAGAACTCATCGGCAAAACCTTTGAGAACCCCATAACTAAGCTCAAGTTTCCGATTTTGCCAGGCTGGTTTGTTGACCCCAAAACGGCAACGGGCGTGGTTTACAGTGTACCCGCACATGCGCCTTACGATTATTTGGCGCTTCGAGATTTACAGCAGAAACCCGAAGTGCTCACCCAGTTTGGAATCGAACCTGCATCTGTGCAGACGATTAAACCCGTCTCAATCATCAGTGTTGAAGGTTTTGGCGATTTCCCCGCAGTTGAGATAGTGGAGAAGATGGGCATTAAAGACCAAAACGACCCCAAAGCCGACGAAGCCACAAACGAACTCTACAAAAAAGAGTTCCACAGCGGCAAACTAAAAGCCAACTGCGGTCCATACGCAGGAAAAACCATCCGCGAAGCTAAAGACACCTTGATTGCCGATTTCCGAAAAGCAGGCGTAGCGGACAGAATGTATGACCTCTCAGATCCCGTTGTTTGCAGGTGTATGACTCAATGCGTCGTTAAAATTCTCTCTGACCAGTGGTTCCTCAACTATTCGGAGCCAAAATGGAAGGAACTCGCCCACCAAGTGATAGGCCAACTCACGATTTACCCCGATTCCGCAAAGCCATGGTTCAATACAGTAATCGACTGGCTCAGAGAATGGGCTTGCGCGCGTACGACAGGTTTTGGAACGCCATTGCCATGGGGAAAAGGTTGGATAATCGAAACGCTAAGCGACAGCACAGTCTACATGGCATTCTACACCGTTAACAAGCACATAAAACAGCACAACATAAAACCTGAATCGCTAACACCTGAAGTCTTCGACTATGTTTTCTTCGGCAAAGGCAACTCAAATGAGCTTGCCAGCGCTGTCGGCATCAATGTAGAAGTGCTTGAATCCATGCGAAGCGAGTTCCTCTACTGGTACCCCTTCGACCTCCGCAACAGCGCCAAAGAACTCGTTCCCAACCACCTCAGCTTCTGCATATTCCACCACGCCGCCCTCTTTCCCCCTGAGCACTGGCCTAAAGCCATCGGCGTCAACGGCATGCTTATGGTAGAAGGGCAAGGTATGCACAAAAGCAAAGGCAACTTCATAACCATGAAAGGCGCTGTCGAAAAATACGGTGCAGATGCCACCCGTTGCGGTTTGCTTTTAGGCGCGGAAGGAATGGATGACCCAGACTGGCGAGCCGACAACGTCACCGACCTCAAGAGCAAGTTGGAGGCGCTGATGGGTTTTGCTAGCAACATAATTATCACTGCAAAGAAGGATGACAACACGGCGCTGGAGCGTTGGCTGCAGACTCGTTTGCAAAAACGCATAAAAGATGTCACCGCTGCCTTAGATGAACTAAAAACTCGCACTGCACTGCAAACTGCTCTGTTTGAAACTTGGAATGACATCCGTTGGTACATTCAGCGTAAGGGAAATACTGACGCTAAGGCGTTGGGTGAGGCGGTGAAGGATTGGCTTAAGCTGCTTACGCCGTTTGCGCCCTTTACCTGCGAGGAGCTTTGGAGCCAAACAGGCGAAGAGGGATTCATAAGCGTAGCTAAATGGCCAGTTTACGACCCTGCAAAGTTGGATGTTGCCGCGGAAGAGCAAGAGAACCTTGTAATCGATGTCATGGGGGACACGAATAACATCTTGAAAGCCATGAAAATCGCCCCAAAACGTGTGGTCTACTACACAGCGGCTGAATGGAAGTGGCAGGTTTACCTTAAAATCGTAGAGAAAACCGTTGCTGGCGAAGCGAAAATCAACGAGTTGATGAAGGAATTCGCCTCTGAAGCCGCACTTAAACCGCATATGAAGGACATCGCCCCCATGGTTCCCAAAGTCATCAAAGCACTAACCAAGGTATCAGGCGAACGCAAATCTAACATGACAAAAATCAGAATGGTGGATGAAAAAACAATCCTCAAAGATGCAGCAGCATTCTACAAAGAACGCTTCAACGCTGAAATCGCTGTTTACAGTGAATCTGACCCCGCACGCTTTGACCCCAAAGGTCGCGCCGCAATGGCAATGCCCTATCAACCAGCAATCTACATCGAGTAA
- a CDS encoding HAMP domain-containing histidine kinase, giving the protein MANAAFYLKRRVNPQTTDGEMIRLIQEDVRYSDKIVNDLLDYSRDFKLELQAASPKYLLMKTLSIVNVPARIRLVDETKDEPPVKVDVDSIIRVFSNVISNAVDAMPNKGVLTVSCQVERAMACFKFVDTGEGMTKETLQKLFQPLFTTKAKGMGFGLSICKRIVDLHGGKIVVESKEGQGTTFSVYLPIPDIT; this is encoded by the coding sequence ATCGCCAACGCAGCTTTTTACCTTAAACGCAGGGTTAATCCCCAAACAACCGACGGTGAAATGATCCGCCTAATCCAAGAAGACGTACGATACTCCGACAAGATCGTTAATGACTTGCTGGATTACTCCAGAGACTTTAAGCTTGAACTTCAAGCAGCAAGCCCGAAGTATCTGTTGATGAAAACCTTGTCTATAGTGAATGTTCCTGCGAGAATACGTTTGGTCGATGAAACTAAAGATGAACCGCCAGTAAAGGTTGATGTTGATAGCATAATAAGGGTCTTCTCTAACGTCATCAGTAACGCTGTAGATGCGATGCCAAACAAAGGTGTATTAACTGTCAGCTGTCAGGTCGAGAGGGCTATGGCTTGTTTCAAATTCGTGGATACAGGGGAAGGCATGACTAAAGAAACCCTGCAAAAACTGTTCCAACCACTTTTCACGACCAAAGCTAAAGGTATGGGTTTTGGCTTATCAATATGCAAACGTATCGTTGATTTACATGGGGGAAAAATCGTAGTCGAAAGTAAAGAAGGGCAAGGAACAACTTTTAGCGTCTATCTCCCAATCCCAGACATCACGTAA
- a CDS encoding flavodoxin domain-containing protein yields MKTIILYASKSGNTKKLADQMATQIGCEAVKITSTSTSATLNLEEYDLIFLGTGLYAGTPNEDIVKFLNGLNLKNPKQFALFITWGGAPRSDKMALGKLRAILEGKGQKVLAEHFAAYGGWKGILMKRGHPKPDEIAAAGEWAKGIMVKMEKS; encoded by the coding sequence TTGAAAACAATAATTCTTTATGCCTCTAAAAGTGGTAACACTAAAAAACTCGCTGACCAGATGGCTACGCAAATAGGTTGTGAAGCAGTCAAGATAACCAGTACTTCAACATCTGCCACACTAAATTTGGAGGAGTACGATTTGATTTTTTTGGGTACAGGTCTCTATGCGGGCACACCCAACGAAGACATTGTTAAATTCTTAAACGGCCTCAACCTAAAAAACCCAAAGCAGTTTGCCCTGTTTATAACATGGGGCGGTGCTCCGAGAAGTGACAAGATGGCGCTGGGAAAACTACGAGCAATCCTTGAGGGGAAAGGTCAAAAAGTGCTTGCGGAACATTTTGCGGCTTATGGAGGTTGGAAGGGTATCTTGATGAAGAGAGGCCACCCAAAACCTGACGAGATAGCTGCTGCGGGTGAATGGGCAAAGGGTATTATGGTTAAAATGGAAAAAAGTTGA